In the Phaeobacter piscinae genome, AGTAGGAGGCACCAAGTCAACATCGAGTAACGCGTTTTGACTCTCCAAAGCGTCACGTTTGAGCAGCCCTCTTCCCGCGAGTTGCTTTAGGGCGGTTGACTGGAAAACCTGGAGGTCTTGCCAAACTGAAGCAGTGCCTGGAAGGCGCACAAAGTTTTTTTCGGGTCTTGTGATCTTCAGATCGCGAAACTTGGCTTTTTCTTCAGTTGGTAACGAGAGCCTGTGGAGGAGCGGTGGGTATAGAAAATACATATCGAGAATGCGCAGTTTCCCAATTGGCAGGCTTTGCCGACACGCGAGCAGTAGAGAAATCACTCGAAATGCACAGTGATATGGGTCACGCGAGGAGTGCCAAATTCTAAATTCAGTCATTGTCCCAAGCCAAATGACAATTGCCAGCAAGGTAATAGAGAACTTCGTCTACATGCTTAGCGGTGATTTCGTGATCCTTGGTAGAATGAAGCTCAACGCATGGATTGATCACTTTTTTCTGGATTTCCTCATCTATGTCTTCTGCATTACCAGATTCCGCGATGACCCTTGAAACATGCCGCTTGTATCGAGAATCCACGTCAGACATCAGCTTCGTGTATCTGGTTATTGCTGATGGTTGAGCAATTCGGCTTCTCAATTCCATCGCAAACCTTTCTTTTTTCCCTCGTGCATCGCGCGATAGATAGGCTCGATTGGCATCCTTGAGTTTGGTTTCTAAGTCTCTTCTGTCATCCGTGGCCGCCGTGGTAAAATACTCATAATCGCTCATGATTACCGATGGCTGTTCTGCATTCTCGGTTTCACCATTTTGACTGGATGAGGCAGGGATGCAGGGGTTAGGTTGTCCTCCATCGTTAATAGGAGGGCCGACTTTCCCAAGGATCTTTCTGATGGTTGCACAAACAGATTTGTAGACTTTCGCTTCCCGGTCCTTGGGCTTGCAAATTTTTGCATGGTCGGCTTCTACGGCAACGGGTTCGCTCGCAAGCACGCCAGGGTTACCCGTGACTTTATCGACCACCATCACGCCCCAAGTTTTCTTCGTTTCGTAGTAGGATTTCACAACGATATCGCTTCGGGACATGGCGCCCTTGAAGTGGCTGTTTAAGTCTATCAGGGCATCGTCAGAGTATCGAAGCTGTTTTGCCTGTGTGCTTGTGAAGTTTTTGAGGATCGCATCTATGGATGAAGACAGTTGCGATCCCTGATGAGGAGTGCCCAAAAATACAAAACCTCGAATAGAGCTGGCGAGTTCATTAAAGTCCGTGTCCAGAGAATCCTCGCATTTCCGGAGCAACTGTTTGGCGATCAACCCGCCCAGGCTGTGACATATGAGTAGCAAATTTGGCGCCGGATGCTCCCTGCTGATCAACTCGTCTGCCATCATTGTCGCGATGTCCTGTAGCGACGCTCCGCCACCCGAAAGAAATCCCGCAAATTTTGTAGAGTCGTATCCGGCAACGTATACTCGGCACTCAGGAAAGTCGGAGGCAATCCACTTCGGCCAGAAGGTTTTGGGGTCTCGTTGCCAAGTTTTCTCAATGTCACCACCAAGACCGTGGATATATACAACGTCCAAAATTGGGGCTTGTTCGGTCTCAGCTGAGCATTCGGGAAAAACTTGTTTCAATTCATTGCTCTGTGTTGATTGAATTCTTGGATCAGAGGATAGTCAGAAGCTCCCTCTGCGCAACCAGTAATTGTTTCGCGAAGAGAAAATAGTCAAGTTTTTCGGCTCGCCTTGTCCTGGGTGACCTTTGAAATCCACCACCGCAAGATATGCAGATTAGGATACCGCTATTGTCTCACCGCCTGGAAAGTTCCGATCATCGTTTTTTTAGCAAATTATGTGGCTGGGTAGGGCAGTTGCTTGCCAGCCGACGTCATTGCAGAACTCCCTCTTGAAGCCTGACTACCCCTATTCCTTCTACACTTAGGCGACGCGGATACCCTTCGCTGCGGCGATCATGAACGTCCCGAATGCGCTGCCTGTGGACCTTTGTCGAAGGTCGTGCCAATGGCGGCTGGGGCGTGCTCTTTCAGCCTGTCATGCGCTTTTCTTTAGCTTGGCTTTTCCAGCACAGTCAGGGAAGCGGACACAGCCGAGAAATGCTCCAAAGCGGCCGCGCCGTTCGACAAGCCATCCTGCTTCACAACTGGGGCAAGCCTGCTGGGTCTCCCCGCAATCAGTGCAAACAAGTTCTCCCTTGGTCTGGGAATGGATCGGAAGGCCGACACCGCAGGCCGGACAAGCCGACATGCTGCTGCCGCACAGCTTCACGTGCTCGCAGCGATACCAATCGCGACCGTCCTTTCCGGCCATATGTAGCAGACGCCCACCGCAAGCCGGACAGGTGTGGGTATGCTTTTGAGCATCCAAAGGCACCACTACGCCGAACTCAGGTTCACTCATCAGCTCTTCGACGAAGACGGAGGGGCGGGCCTCGGAAGCGAGTATGGTCACAGTCCGACGGGCCCGGGTCACGGCGACATACATGACTCGCCGCTCTTCGGCATTTTGGTATGGCTCGGCCTCGGGCGATACCAGGCCGAGCAGAGGGTCGTCGACGATCATGGACGGAAAGCCCATCCTTGCGTTGTCGGCTCCGAGGATGATGACGTGATCGGCCTCCAGGCCTTTCGATGCATGGATGGTCTTGAAGTTGATCGTCGCCCCGGGGTTCTGACGCTGGAGACGCTCTATATCGGGCCTCAGGAAACGATACCGCCCGAGGATAAGGATGGACGGCTTCCGGCCTTCTTTACCTTCAGTGGCGGCAAGAGCGGCCACTGCGTCGCTCAAGGTCTTCTCCCCGTTGTCGCGGCGCGTCCAAGCGATCCTGATCGAAGGTTCGTCAGTTTTGCCTGCCGGTATCACCGTTTTGGTGATCTGAGCGGGGTTACGAAGAACGAAGCGACGGGCGGCCAGAGCGATCTTGTCCACCGACCGAAAGGTTCGACCGAGATCGACGGTGCGATGGACTCCAGTAGCCCCTGAATAGGTGCCACCGAATTCCGCTCCAAAGTTGCGCATGATGTGGATATCCGACCCGGCAAAGCGGTAGATCGACTGCCAATCGTCGCCGACGGCAAACACCTTGGCATCGGAGTGCTGGCGTTTTAGTGCCTGAATCAGCCTCGCACGACCTGTCGAGATGTCCTGAAACTCGTCGACGAGGATGTGGCGGAACGGGCTCTGGTAGCGCCCGCTCTCGACGAACTCCGTGGCGCGGTTCACCATGTCCTCGAAGTCGATGCGGTCGCCAAGGCGGGACTGATACTCGCGAAAGACCGCGCCGAAAATCTTGAGGAAGGCCTCCGCCCGCTTGCCCAACTTCAGTGTTTGCGCCTTGTCGGAGCAATCCTCGACCCGATAGCCACCGTTCTTAAAGTGTCGCAGGAAGGTGCCCATCAGCGAAGTGAAGCTGTCCACCACCCCGACCTCGGCCACACGATCGTAGATCTCAATGTCTGGGATCGGCCGCAGCGTGACATGTGGTTCGAGCTTTTCGGCAAGTGCCTCAAGCAGCCTGTCATCTTCACGCTCCCAACTGTAGGTTTCCACCAGAACCGTCTCGTGCTCGGCATGGACCTGCCGTTTCCAGTCCATGCTTTCGAGGTATTCATCGCGATCGACGTAAGGCGCCGTAGACAATTCCTCCACGCCGTCCCTGCCGCGTTTCTTACGCACGCCGAAATGCTCGATGTAGACGCTGCTCTCTGTTAGCCGGAAGTCGGGCAAGTAGGTGCGGCGCCCAGTCTTCTGGAGTTTGTGCTCGTAGCTCGGCTCATATTCGTAGGCGATGCCGTTCCGGAACAGCCAGTTGGCGATCAGCAGCTCTTCAAAGCTATTCACCATCTCACCTTGCAGCGTCCGCAGGTTGCGACTTTCGATTTGCGCATACCATTCGTGCTTCGTCTTGAAATCCCACTCTGTTGGGAAGTCGTCGAAGAAACCGGCGAACCAGCCGATCACTGTCTGCGCGATATCGCTGGCGGTCGCCACGACGTGCCGGAGGATCTCCTTCATGAGCGACAGAAACGCCTTGTCGTCTGTCGCCGTCGGCGCCAACGGTGGCTTCTCGCCTTCTACCTCACCGATGATCTCATAGGCCAACGCATGGAAGGTTCGTGCTGCCACGGGGACTCCGCACCTGGCTTCGATGCGCTCCGACATCTCGGTCGCCGCGTCTTTCGCGAAGGCAAGCAGCAGGAGCTCACTTGGCTTTCGTATCTCCGCCTTCACGAGGTAAGCAGCCTTAGCGGTGATCACGCTGGTCTTACCCGATCCGGCGCCAGCCAGAACGAGAGTCGCGTCTTCGTCGACAACGACGGAGAGCCGCTGTTCCGGCGTCAGCGGCATGGACTCGACTGTGTCGAAGAAATCCTTCCAAAGAAGCAGTTGAGACTCCACGAACGCCTCGATTGACGCGTCCCGGACAGCATTCGGATCGGATGCAAACGCCGTGATTGGGGCAATTCGGGACATCACTTTTTTGCCGACGGCATCCGCATTCAGCTTAGACAACACGCGGCTGTTTAGGTCGGCAGCATCGCGAGCCAACGGCGCTACGTGGCACGCAGCTGGGTAAGCATCCGACACCTTGAGTGCATCGAGCGCTTGAAGGATGCGACGGACTGCGACGTCCTCCTTTTCCAGTTCCTCCCGATTGAAATCAGTCCAGGCGGTTGCAGCCGCATCTGCGAATTTCTTGGCCGCAGTCGTATCCACCGCTGGCAAGGTCAGGTTTCGACCGCCCCCGAGATCGAGCGAGAGCGATGACGAGAGAAGGCCCTTCTTCACCGACGGGCATGTCGATATATCTTCAAGCCCTATCCAGGGCGAACCAGCCCCGCGTGCCGCGATACCCTTTTCTTGCAAAGTCAGGGATCTTGGGTGCCGGCCCAGAGGGTCAACCAGGAACCCCAGGAAGGATTTTGAGACGAGGTTCATGTGCACCGAATTGTCAGTTTTTTCTAAGGTGTAGCAGATATTGGGCAGCTGGGAACCTTGTGGGACGCATTTCTGGCGCGAATGGACGGCTACTTTGTTCATTCATGCCTGACAATACTCTTGAACCGAGCGAGCGGCTGGTTGGGGAACGATCTTTCGCTGCAGGTGCTTTGACTTCGTGCAGGACCAGCGAAAGCGGCCGTTCAGTTCGGGATTGTCCAATTCGTCAATGCTGCGTTGCCCACCAACGCCTACAATACGCAGGTAGTGACATTTGCAATGTTTAGAGATCTTTCTCGATAACGACGCATAATTATCGCGATTCTCGCCATAGCCTGTGCTCGTCACGTATGCGCGCTTCTATCCCTTGCAAAATCTCTTCGTATTCAAAATCAGCTGGGCTTTTGGCTGCAAGTTCTGAAGCTAAAGCAAGCGTTTCCCAGGCGAGGTAATCATGGAAAGGATTGAGTCCCATTACATTTCCCAAAGTCCCATCGCTTGCGCTTGGCGCCGCGATCAGCTTTGCACCGAGGCCAATGGCATCATCCATACTCCAATCTGATACAAAAAGAAGTAATGCGCAAAGCGCCAGCAAGGGAACCGGCGCTCCCTGAAACCGATAGTATTCAGGTGGCGTCTTTTTCTTTTTGGGAAAGTCGGAGTTTTTGGCGAAAAAACAAGCAAATTCTACATTTTTTTCGTAGAATGGTTTCAGCACTGATCTATCGAAGATCTCCTGATCAAAGTGCTCTTCCGACAGTGTTTTTGCCCGACTAAAGGCGCGCGGAAAATGAGACGTTCTCCTCTTTTCAAAAAGCCACTCCAAGAGGACAAAATGATCTTCTGTGAACTGTAGCTTCGCGGCCTCTTGCCAGTCAAAATTGGGCATTTCGGCATGGCTGGGATGGAATGGCCAACGGCGATGGTATGGGTGGCTGGATAGTTTTTCCATCCATTCGATAGCCTCAACCGTTGCTGACACGCGAACACGTGTCTCGGATTTCAAGTCAAAGAACCATTGGCGCATGCCTCGGATCGCCTCCTGATCAAAGATCCCGTTCTCTATTCCTTTGCAGACAAGGCCTCGAACAAAACGGGTTTCAGCGCTGCGATCCGTCGCAAAGTTGATCAGGGGGTCTTTCGATTCCTTGGACGCTTCAGCGTTAAACTCACATAATTCGTGGTGGGCATCCTGCCCATTTGGCCCCGTGAACCTGAAATGAGGTTGGCGAATTTTTGTCGATGTTCCCTGCGCCTCAGACTGTTTTACAATCTGTGCGCCACAGGCACCGCAGGAAGCGCAAGCCACATCAACCCGGATCTGCTGTCGTTGCTCAGGTGTGAGGGCATCAATCGAAGCGGCACCCATCAACTCCAAGAGCTGCTCCGGGTCGAGTTCTCTGGCAAAACGTGATGAAAAAGCGGTCTTTGGCAGTTGAAATAACGCCCCTCAAAATTCGACTTAAACGACCTTTAACAGTGGTCTGTAATAAAACGCCTCTGAAATAAGGTTCCAAGGCCTGCTTTTCCCGATACAGAAAACTCCTGTGAGCAGGCCGCTTTGGGTTGACTTGGTATCCGCTAAGGCTGCGGCACTTTGCTACAATGCCCCAACAGAGAAGGCTGCTTCAAGCCGATCATGACAATTTAGATATCAACATCAGTATGCTCCTTGATTTTCTTCTTTATGAAGCCTTTGGCCAGGGCCTTAAGTAGGTCGAAGGTGAAGCTCCCGGCTGCTGCGGCTCCTTTTTTGGTCTCTGCCCATATTTGGTCGTCGCGAACACTATCGAGGAAGTCGCACCCTTCCCAGGTCAGTGATCGGAATTTCTGCCAGTGCGGATTGCCGCTGACCGACTTGTAGAGCCCAGCATCAAGGAGAAGTTCGAGGTGTGCCGAGATCTCGCTGCAATCCACCCCTTCAATATGCAGCGTCCCTTTACCCCTTAGATCATGGTGTCCGTTGGGCAAGTATTCAAGTTTTTCTAACTCCAAAAGAACGTTGCGAATGACGTCCATATCTCTTTTCATATCGGATCAATCCTCGATTTGCTTCATTTCTGCCATCAAGAACGGCCTTACAGTCCAATATCAGCTATATGAAAGCCGCGCAGCGGTGGACTTCATGATGGTCGGCAGTTCTGGGTTGGCAGTAGTGTTCAGAAGGCTAAAGCCGCTGACACTCGTCAGGCCTTTGGAATTCACTCGTTCACTTTGTGAACCCGAGATTTAACTCTCAGAAGTTTTGCTCTGACGGCGAGTTCTGCGGGCAGTTTTCGTTCGGACAAGAGGATCGCGCGCACGTCTACCTCAACCGGCAAGCGCGTCGCCCGGACTACCTCCCGATACTTTACGCATTGATAGATCCCGCGACGGAGGTCGTCGTCGCTCGACAGGCAAGACTTTACTTCGACAACCGCGAACTCCTCTCCCCTCGTGAAAAGGACGTCGACCCGGTCGCCGGACAGCAGGTCGTTCTCTACCTTTCCCTTGAACCCTTGCGGAAGACCGATCGCACTTGGATTATTGCACGCCCATTCCTTCAGCCGTTGGTGCTGTTCGCTTTCTCCCTTGCCTCGCGGAAACATAGTCTCGGGCGGCTTGCCGTCCTGCTCCCTGAATTTTTTTTGCTCCAAATTGACTGGCCGACCGCCGAACGCCTTTTGGAAAACCCGATCCCAGTCTTTGTAATTCCTGACCGCCTCGCGGATGTCCCTCACGACCTGAAGCTTTTGGTCTTGATCCAGGCCTTCCCATTTACTGCCTCGTTTCGAGCGCCAAAGATGATCATGATACCAAGCAAAGCCGGTCCCAGGGATCCCTGACGAGCGGGTTACCAATGCGTTGATTGGAGGGGCGTCTTTCGCAACGGACATAATTTCGTTCATCATTTTGCCCGCAACGCCCCCTATGTGAAGACTAAAGATTTTCGACGTCTTCAACTCGCGTTCCAACATCTCGGCGGTTTCACCGTATGTGACGAACGGCTCATCCATGGTTTCCAGCTTATTGAGGATGAGGGCGAGCAGGTATGGCGCTCCCTTCCAATCAAGCCACTTCCGCTCGTATGCCATTCTGCCCCTTTTCAATTGTTTACGCGGATTAACTCACATCGAAGAAAAGAAGGAAAGGTGTCGCATAAATGCGGCGGGATCCATGATTTTGCTACAGAGGCACCCGCCTGGCGGCTTTGAGGAACCCCCATGTGCAGCTTAGATTGCGAGAGACAGGCAGCTACCGAAGGAGAGCGATACCACTGTCGGCGAGATCTTCTTGATTGGCGGCTTGGGTGTATAGCTGCACCATTGACAGGTCGAGATGCCCGGTAATCGCCATGATTTCGTGCGCTGTGCATCCAGCTTCAGCGAGTCGCCGCGCGATTGCCTTTCTAAGGCCATGGCTTGAGCAATTTGGCAGCTCGGCTTCATCGCACCAGGTGCGCATGTAGTTCCCCAAACCTCCTGGCGAACGTTGCTTTGCATTGGAAAGCTCTAAGAAAGTACTTTTTACACTTTGGAAGCGATTTTAGGAGTGTTTCCAGGTGTGGGTGAAGCGGAATGTCAATCAGAACTCCATTGCTATTCTCGGTTTTCTGACGTCGATACCGAAGACGTCCTTCCACAACGTTCTGGGGTCCCAATTTAACGACGTCGACCCGGGCTGCTCCCGTATAGAGCATGAGGTTCATCGCAGTGTTGGCCAGTGTTCCAGCCGGGTGTCGCGCCTCAAACCTGGCAATTTCAGCTTCGCTCCACGTGTGGATGTTCTCCTTTTTTTCCGCAAAAGGCTTAGTCTTGTCTGCAGGGTTATCATTTCTCCATTCATAGTCCATTGCGAGTTCAAACAAACACTGCAGCAGTAGAAGCAATTGATTGGCGATACTCGGGGTATTGTGAAGGTCATTTAGAATCTTGCGAACGTGCCGTAACTTGATCGTAGCTGCAGACTTCTCACCATATTCGGCAAGAAAGCTCTCGAGTGTGCGCCGGTATTTTTTCCGGGTCGAAGCCGCCAGTTTTTCATAAGCAGATGATTGATAATACTTCTCAGACAGCGAATAGAAGCTGTGCTTCAGAACGCGGCGCTCTGATTTCGGCCTCTCGACATCGGAAACAGCGTCCTCATAACGTCGAAGAAATTCCTTGGACGCATAGTTGGTCCCGAGCTCTATTGAGAGACCTTTTTTCCGATATCTCCAACGACGTTTTCCATGGCGATCGAGATATGAGCTTGCGCCTGGAAACTGCTTTTTCACCTTCCTGCTCATAGGAAAAATTCCTCTTGAGCATTCAGTGCGATTCCAGTCTCTTTGTCGGAAATATTCCGAGGTGCAAGGTTCACCAACTCGGAAATTTCTTTTGGCGCGCTATGGTGCAGTTCTTGACCGGTTCGCCGGTCTAAGTGTTTGAACTTGTTGGAACGTGTTTGTCCCTTCGTCTCCGCCATACATACATCTGAATGCTATTGCGAATAGGCGCTAGCCGCACCTCGAGGCAGGCGCGCTTGGGCTGTTGCTGACGCGTTTGTTGAGCGCTATCCGTAACCTTGCAGGTTGTGGTATGAGGTCGCTTTGAAAAAGAATATTCTGATCGTCGGAGGCTCTTCGGGTGTTGGTCTGGAACTGGCCCGACACTATGCCTGCGAGGGGCATCGCGTTACGATTACTGGGCGGGTTGATCCGGGGTGCGCTGGCGTGCAGTTTCACGCGCTGTCGATCACCGATGATGTTGCAGACTTAACCGCACAGCTTGATGAATTGGCAATTCAGCTTGGGGATGTGCAAACTCTGATTTATTGCGCCGGATTTTTGCAGCGCGGATCGATTTCTCTGCTGGAGGATGCGGCGCTTTCGCAGATGACAAATGTCGGGCTGCTTGCACCGATGATGGTGATCCAGCGCCTTGTTCGGCAGGCATCGGGCCCGCTCAAACTGATGTTGGTGACCTCCAGCTCGCAATATAAACCGCAGCCCGAAATGCCCGCTTATTGCGCGGCCAAGGCGGGCTTGGGAATGCTGGGCGCAGCGCTGGTCCGGGGCGAGGGGATTGGCAAGGTGCTGGTTGTGGCGCCGTCCGGTATCCAGACGAAGTTCTGGGCTGGCAGCGGCGCGGATACGTCGACCATGCTGGAACCGGGTTGGGTCGCGCAGCAGATCGTTGCCCTGTCCAGTGGTGCGTTCAAATACAAATACGCCAAGCTGCTGCGCCAGCCGCCCAGTGTGGAGTTGGTCGAGCACCTGGACAATAATTTCCAGCCGATCACTCCCTGACGGCGCTCAGGGTGGGACGATCAGGCCAGCTGTCTGAGACTCTGGATCACATGATCGATCTGCGCAGCGTTCAGATGCGGGCCGATAGGCAGGCTAAGCACTTCCCGTGCCAAGGTAGCCGCCAGCGGCAGCGCCTCATCCGTCAGGCTCATATCGCTGTAGGCTGCCTGAGCATGCGGAGGGATGGGGTAGTGCACCAGTGTCTGAATGCCGACCTTCGCCAGATCGGCCGCGAGCCGGTCCCGCTCCGGGTGACGCACCACGAACAGATGCCAGACTGGATCGGCCTTTGCGGCGACATACGGCAGGGTTAGGCCCAGTCCGTCCAGCTCTGACAGATAGCGGGCTGCGATCGCCGCGCGCCTCGCATTCCAGTCGTCCAGCACCGCAAGCTTGACCGACAGAAAGGCGGCCTGAACCGGATCGAGGCGGCTGTTGAAGCCTGCGACCTCATTGCGATATTTCTCCCGCGAACCGTAATTCCGCAGCAGCGTCAGCCGCTCAGCCAGAGTGTCGCAATTGGTGGTGACCGCACCGCCATCCCCCAGCGCGCCGAGGTTCTTGCCCGGATAGAAGCTCCAGCAGACGATATCACCGGCACCGCCGATGCGGTGCCCATCCCAGCATGCGCCATGCGCCTGCGCTGCATCTTCGATGACCTTCAGCCCAAGATCGCGCGCGGCTGTCATGATCGCGGTCATATCCGCAGGTTGCCCGTATAGGTGGACAGGTATGACGGCTTTGGCTCCGGAAACCATGGCGGCCCGAATACCCTCGGCGGTGATATTGTGGGTCGCGGGATCAGGCTCCACCGGAACCGGGATTGCACCACATTGGGAGACCGCGAGCCAGGTGGCGATATAGGTGTTGGAGGGGACGAGGACACGGTCGCCCGGCCCGATGTCCAGCGCCACCAGGGCGAGCCTCAGGGCGTCCAGTCCATTGGCCACGCCAAGCGCGTGCGAGACCTCGCAGTAGCGGGCAAAATCTTGCTCAAACCGGGAGACTTCAGGGCCGAGAATGTACCAGCCGGACCGCAGGCTCTCCAGCATCTTCGGTTCACTCTGCTCTGCCAGCTCATCATACGCGGCCTTCAGGTCAAGGAAGGGAACCTGCATCACTTGACCCCGACTGCTTGGCGGAAGGCGCCGTAGTCGCGGATATAGTCCCCCTCGTCATAAGGCGCAGAGGCCATGACCATGCAGACCGCGCCCGACGAGAAATTGTCGAGATAGCGCCACATCATCGGGCAGATATAGATGCCAAAATAAGAGCGATTGAGATGGAAGCGTTTTTCATTGACCCCGTCATCCAGAACCACATCAAAGCTGCCCGACATCGCAATCATGAACTGATGCAGGCCCTTATGGGCATGGGCGCCGCGATCGGACCCACCCGGCACATCATAAAGGTAGTAGACCCGTTTGATATCAAACGGGATGTGGTTCATCCCTTCGACAAATGTCAGATTGCCGCGGGCGTCTTCGATCTTGGGCAGGTCAATAAATTTGCAGTCGCTGAGGGGCAAATCCGTACTCCGGTATTGTGACATCGACCCGCTGTCGCAGCTGATCGGAACAGGCGTCGGATTTCCCACCACAAGAGTGCGATCCGGTCTAATCTATTGGCTCAGTTGTCTATCATATTGTCGTCTCCGAT is a window encoding:
- a CDS encoding ABC-three component system middle component 5, with protein sequence MTEFRIWHSSRDPYHCAFRVISLLLACRQSLPIGKLRILDMYFLYPPLLHRLSLPTEEKAKFRDLKITRPEKNFVRLPGTASVWQDLQVFQSTALKQLAGRGLLKRDALESQNALLDVDLVPPTLVRRAGEQSHEEKKLLNFLTQDIAKIPFSGKSGLIKRAGIPARGPVQ
- a CDS encoding DUF2513 domain-containing protein gives rise to the protein MKRDMDVIRNVLLELEKLEYLPNGHHDLRGKGTLHIEGVDCSEISAHLELLLDAGLYKSVSGNPHWQKFRSLTWEGCDFLDSVRDDQIWAETKKGAAAAGSFTFDLLKALAKGFIKKKIKEHTDVDI
- a CDS encoding sugar 3,4-ketoisomerase produces the protein MSQYRSTDLPLSDCKFIDLPKIEDARGNLTFVEGMNHIPFDIKRVYYLYDVPGGSDRGAHAHKGLHQFMIAMSGSFDVVLDDGVNEKRFHLNRSYFGIYICPMMWRYLDNFSSGAVCMVMASAPYDEGDYIRDYGAFRQAVGVK
- a CDS encoding ABC-three component system protein encodes the protein MKQVFPECSAETEQAPILDVVYIHGLGGDIEKTWQRDPKTFWPKWIASDFPECRVYVAGYDSTKFAGFLSGGGASLQDIATMMADELISREHPAPNLLLICHSLGGLIAKQLLRKCEDSLDTDFNELASSIRGFVFLGTPHQGSQLSSSIDAILKNFTSTQAKQLRYSDDALIDLNSHFKGAMSRSDIVVKSYYETKKTWGVMVVDKVTGNPGVLASEPVAVEADHAKICKPKDREAKVYKSVCATIRKILGKVGPPINDGGQPNPCIPASSSQNGETENAEQPSVIMSDYEYFTTAATDDRRDLETKLKDANRAYLSRDARGKKERFAMELRSRIAQPSAITRYTKLMSDVDSRYKRHVSRVIAESGNAEDIDEEIQKKVINPCVELHSTKDHEITAKHVDEVLYYLAGNCHLAWDND
- a CDS encoding SDR family NAD(P)-dependent oxidoreductase gives rise to the protein MKKNILIVGGSSGVGLELARHYACEGHRVTITGRVDPGCAGVQFHALSITDDVADLTAQLDELAIQLGDVQTLIYCAGFLQRGSISLLEDAALSQMTNVGLLAPMMVIQRLVRQASGPLKLMLVTSSSQYKPQPEMPAYCAAKAGLGMLGAALVRGEGIGKVLVVAPSGIQTKFWAGSGADTSTMLEPGWVAQQIVALSSGAFKYKYAKLLRQPPSVELVEHLDNNFQPITP
- a CDS encoding DegT/DnrJ/EryC1/StrS family aminotransferase — protein: MQVPFLDLKAAYDELAEQSEPKMLESLRSGWYILGPEVSRFEQDFARYCEVSHALGVANGLDALRLALVALDIGPGDRVLVPSNTYIATWLAVSQCGAIPVPVEPDPATHNITAEGIRAAMVSGAKAVIPVHLYGQPADMTAIMTAARDLGLKVIEDAAQAHGACWDGHRIGGAGDIVCWSFYPGKNLGALGDGGAVTTNCDTLAERLTLLRNYGSREKYRNEVAGFNSRLDPVQAAFLSVKLAVLDDWNARRAAIAARYLSELDGLGLTLPYVAAKADPVWHLFVVRHPERDRLAADLAKVGIQTLVHYPIPPHAQAAYSDMSLTDEALPLAATLAREVLSLPIGPHLNAAQIDHVIQSLRQLA
- a CDS encoding tyrosine-type recombinase/integrase, with protein sequence MRTWCDEAELPNCSSHGLRKAIARRLAEAGCTAHEIMAITGHLDLSMVQLYTQAANQEDLADSGIALLR
- a CDS encoding UvrD-helicase domain-containing protein, with amino-acid sequence MNKVAVHSRQKCVPQGSQLPNICYTLEKTDNSVHMNLVSKSFLGFLVDPLGRHPRSLTLQEKGIAARGAGSPWIGLEDISTCPSVKKGLLSSSLSLDLGGGRNLTLPAVDTTAAKKFADAAATAWTDFNREELEKEDVAVRRILQALDALKVSDAYPAACHVAPLARDAADLNSRVLSKLNADAVGKKVMSRIAPITAFASDPNAVRDASIEAFVESQLLLWKDFFDTVESMPLTPEQRLSVVVDEDATLVLAGAGSGKTSVITAKAAYLVKAEIRKPSELLLLAFAKDAATEMSERIEARCGVPVAARTFHALAYEIIGEVEGEKPPLAPTATDDKAFLSLMKEILRHVVATASDIAQTVIGWFAGFFDDFPTEWDFKTKHEWYAQIESRNLRTLQGEMVNSFEELLIANWLFRNGIAYEYEPSYEHKLQKTGRRTYLPDFRLTESSVYIEHFGVRKKRGRDGVEELSTAPYVDRDEYLESMDWKRQVHAEHETVLVETYSWEREDDRLLEALAEKLEPHVTLRPIPDIEIYDRVAEVGVVDSFTSLMGTFLRHFKNGGYRVEDCSDKAQTLKLGKRAEAFLKIFGAVFREYQSRLGDRIDFEDMVNRATEFVESGRYQSPFRHILVDEFQDISTGRARLIQALKRQHSDAKVFAVGDDWQSIYRFAGSDIHIMRNFGAEFGGTYSGATGVHRTVDLGRTFRSVDKIALAARRFVLRNPAQITKTVIPAGKTDEPSIRIAWTRRDNGEKTLSDAVAALAATEGKEGRKPSILILGRYRFLRPDIERLQRQNPGATINFKTIHASKGLEADHVIILGADNARMGFPSMIVDDPLLGLVSPEAEPYQNAEERRVMYVAVTRARRTVTILASEARPSVFVEELMSEPEFGVVVPLDAQKHTHTCPACGGRLLHMAGKDGRDWYRCEHVKLCGSSMSACPACGVGLPIHSQTKGELVCTDCGETQQACPSCEAGWLVERRGRFGAFLGCVRFPDCAGKAKLKKSA